A single region of the Bos mutus isolate GX-2022 chromosome 24, NWIPB_WYAK_1.1, whole genome shotgun sequence genome encodes:
- the SYT4 gene encoding synaptotagmin-4 — translation MAPISTSREEFDEIPTVVGIFSAFGLVFTVSLFAWICCQRKSSKPSKTPPYKFVHVLKGVDIYPESLDSKKKFGANEKNEVKNKSAVPKNSLHLDLEKRDLNGNFPKTNFKAGSSSDLESVTPKLSSEGGKEVVSPDSLKSSTSLTSDEKQEKLGTLFFSLEYNFEKKAFVVNIKEARGLPAMDDQSMTSDPYIKMMILPEKKHKVKTRVLRKTLDPAFDETFTFYGIPYTQIQELALHFTVLSFDRFSRDDVIGEVLIPLAGIELTNGEMLMNREITKRNVRKSSGRGELLISLCYQSTTNTLTVVVLKARHLPKSDVSGLSDPYVKVNLYHAKKRISKKKTHVKKCTPNAVFNELFVFDIPCEGLEEISVEFLVLDSERGSRNEVIGRLVLGAAAEGAGGEHWKEICDYPRRQIAKWHALCDG, via the exons ATGGCTCCGATCTCTACCAGCCGGGAAGAATTTG ATGAAATTCCCACAGTGGTGGGGATCTTCAGTGCGTTTGGCCTGGTCTTCACAGTCTCTCTGTTTGCGTGGATATGCTGTCAGAGAAAGTCATCCAAGCCTAGCAAGACTCCTCCGTATAAGTTTGTGCATGTGCTAAAGGGAGTTGACATTTACCCTGAAAGCCTGGACAGCAAAAAGAAGTTTGGAGccaatgagaaaaatgaagtaaaGAATAAATCAGCGGTGCCAAAGAATTCATTGCATCTTGATCTTGAGAAGAGAGATCTAAATGGCAATTTTCCCAAAACAAATTTCAAAGCTGGCAGTTCTTCTGACCTGGAGAGCGTGACCCCAAAACTCTCTTCAGAAGGGGGAAAAGAGGTAGTTTCCCCCGATAGCTTAAAGTCCAGCACTTCTCTTACTTCAGATGAGAAACAGGAGAAACTGGgaaccctcttcttctccttagAGTACAACTTTGAGAAGAAAGCATTTGTGGTAAATATTAAGGAAGCCCGTGGCTTGCCAGCCATGGACGACCAGTCAATGACCTCTGACCCATACATCAAAATGATGATTCTTCCAGAGAAGAAGCATAAAGTAAAAACCAGAGTTCTGAGAAAGACCTTGGACCCGGCTTTCGATGAGACCTTCACATTCTATGGGATACCCTACACCCAGATCCAGGAGCTGGCCTTGCACTTCACAGTCTTGAGTTTTGACAGGTTTTCAAGAGATGATGTCATTGGAGAAGTCCTGATTCCTCTGGCAGGAATTGAATTAACTAATGGAGAAATGTTAATGAACAGAGAGATTACCAAGAGAAATGTTAGG AAATCTTCAGGACGGGGTGAGTTATTGATCTCTCTCTGCTATCAGTCCACCACAAATACTCTTACTGTGGTTGTTTTAAAAGCTCGGCACCTGCCTAAATCTGATGTGTCTGGactttcag ATCCCTATGTCAAAGTGAACCTGTACCATGCCAAAAAGAGAATCTCTAAAAAGAAGACGCATGTGAAGAAATGCACCCCCAATGCAGTGTTCAATGAACTCTTTGTCTTTGACATTCCTTGTGAGGGTCTAGAAGAGATAAGTGTTGAATTTCTGGTTTTGGATTCTGAAAGAGGATCCCGAAATGAGGTGATTGGGCGGTTGGTCCTgggagcagcagcagaaggagctGGTGGAGAGCACTGGAAGGAGATCTGTGACTATCCCAGGAGGCAAATCGCCAAGTGGCACGCACTCTGTGATGGTTAG